Within the Nocardioides humi genome, the region GCCTTCCTGTCCCGCTACGTGGCCTTCACCGCCGATCTGGTCGCCCACCTCGGCTGCTGAGCCAGGCGCCGGCGGGTCAGGCGATCGCGCAGGCGTCGCCGCACTCCTCGTCCCACGCGGAGGTGACGGAGTCGCCGAGCTGCTGCCAGACGTCGACGGCGGCCACGATCCGGGCGGTCGTGTCGGGGTTCACGGCGACCTCCGCGCGCGGTGCCCGGGCGGCGGCCACGGTGGCCTCGAAGCCGGTGTGACGCGGGTCTACCACGGGCACGTCGAGGGCCTCGCGCAGCATCGGCGTCAGCCGGCTCATGCACGAGCAGCCGAGCACGATGCTCGCGGCGCCGTCCTCCTCGACCGTGCGGAGCGCGGTGGCCAGGACCCGGGCGGCGATCGGCGAGCCGGGGTCGTGGGCGGCGGCCATCGCGCCCGCGCCCCCGCCGTGCTCGCCGAGCTCGGGCTCCTCCAGCACGTAGCGGGTGCCGGTGCAGCTCGCGGCGGTGCCGGTGGCGGCGAGCACGCGGTCGTAGTAGATCTGC harbors:
- a CDS encoding aspartate/glutamate racemase family protein produces the protein MRIAHLTPPSATYLIPERSTWPADVTVEDVLVRVDVPLATDPARLTIKDLVYVDAAVTAERAGFDAIFVNTVADYGVDLIRGTTALPTAGAGESSIAAALSAAPSFGIVTVWPSSTQIYYDRVLAATGTAASCTGTRYVLEEPELGEHGGGAGAMAAAHDPGSPIAARVLATALRTVEEDGAASIVLGCSCMSRLTPMLREALDVPVVDPRHTGFEATVAAARAPRAEVAVNPDTTARIVAAVDVWQQLGDSVTSAWDEECGDACAIA